The stretch of DNA GCACCGGCTCCGGCGTCGGGCCCACGCGGATCGACCGCGTGGTGGCCGTCGCCAAGGCGTACACGACGCGGGTCGGCGAGGGCCCGTTCCCCACCGAGCTGCTCGACGAGGACGGCGAGTGGCTGCGCACCACCGGCGGCGAGTACGGCACCACCACGGGCCGGCCGCGCCGCACGGGCTGGTACGACGCGGTCGTCGTCCGGTACGCCGCCCGCGTGAACGGCCTGACCGACCTGGTGCTGACCAAGCTCGACGTGCTGACGGGCAAGGAGAAGATCCCGGTCGCGGTCGCGTACGACGTGGACGGTCGCCGGGTCGACGAGATGCCGGCGGACCAGTCGGACTTCCACCATGCCAAGCCCGTGTACGAGTACCTGGACGGGTGGACCGAGGACATCACGGGCGCGCGCACGTTCGAGGAGCTGCCGGTGGCGGCGCAGCGGTACGTCGAGCACCTCGAGCAGATCAGCGGCGTGCGGGTGTCGTCCATCGGTGTCGGACCGGGCCGCGAGGCGACCGTCGTGCGGCACGAGCTGCTGGACTGACCGCACCCGCTGCACCGACCGCACCAGCTGCACCGACCGCACTCGCTGGACGGCGCCGGGCGGCCGCCGGGGCGGCCGTTACGCTCGGCCGTCGTGGAGATCCTCGTCGTCGGCACCGGTGCCCGTGAGCACGCGATCGTGCGTGCGCTGTCGCTCGACCCGGCCGTGACCGGCCTGCACGCCGCGCCCGGCAACCCGGGGATCGGCGCGCTGGCGCAGCTGCACCCGGTGGACGTGCTCGACGGTGCCGCGGTGGCGGCGCTGGCGACCGAGCTGAGCGTGGACCTCGTCGTCGTGGGCCCCGAGGCGCCCCTGGTCGCGGGCGTGGCGGACGCCGTGCGCGCGGCGGGGATCCCGGTGTTCGGACCGTCCGGTGCGGCGGCGATGCTCGAGGGGTCGAAGGCGTTCGCTAAGGACGTGATGGCGGCAGCCGGGGTCCCGACGGCGGCGGCGCGGGTCGCGACGACGGTCGACGAGGTGGCGGCGGCGCTCGACGAGTTCGGCGCCCCGCACGTGGTGAAGGACGACGGGCTGGCCGCCGGCAAGGGTGTGGTGGTCACCTCCGACCGGGACGCCGCGCTGGCCCACGCCGCCGAGTGCCTGGCCAAGCCGGGCGGCCGCGTGGTGGTCGAGGAGTACCTCGACGGTCCCGAGGTGTCGCTGTTCGTGCTGAGCGACGGCGCGGACGTGGTGCCGCTGGTGCCGGCGCAGGACTTCAAGCGCGTCGGGGACGGCGATGCCGGGCCCAACACGGGCGGCATGGGCGCGTACTCGCCGCTGCCGTGGGCGCCGGCCGGGCTGGTGGACGAGGTCGTCGA from Cellulomonas sp. NTE-D12 encodes:
- the purD gene encoding phosphoribosylamine--glycine ligase, with protein sequence MEILVVGTGAREHAIVRALSLDPAVTGLHAAPGNPGIGALAQLHPVDVLDGAAVAALATELSVDLVVVGPEAPLVAGVADAVRAAGIPVFGPSGAAAMLEGSKAFAKDVMAAAGVPTAAARVATTVDEVAAALDEFGAPHVVKDDGLAAGKGVVVTSDRDAALAHAAECLAKPGGRVVVEEYLDGPEVSLFVLSDGADVVPLVPAQDFKRVGDGDAGPNTGGMGAYSPLPWAPAGLVDEVVETVARPTIAEMARRGTPFAGVLYCGLALTSRGVRVVEFNARFGDPETQVVLARLRTPLSGVLLASATGRLGSIEPLTWDDGAAVTVVVASHGYPVQARSGDPITGIADAEQLPQVHVLHAGTALDQDGHLVSAGGRVLSVVGSGATLTAAREAAYAGVAAIDLPGSHHRSDIALAAAQGV